The DNA segment AAGGACTCGGGCAGCCCGGCCTCGAGGAAGTTGTTCCCCTTGACGATCTTCTCGTACATCCGGGAACGGCCCACCACGTCGTCGGACTTCACGGTGAGGAACTCCTGCAGCGAGTAGGCGGCCCCGTAGGCCTCCATGGCCCAGACCTCCATCTCGCCCAGCCGCTGGCCGCCGAACTGGGCCTTGCCCCCCAGGGGCTGCTGGGTCACCAGGGAATAGGGCCCGGTGGACCGGGCGTGGATCTTGTCGTCCACCAGGTGGTGGAGCTTCAGCATGTACATGACGCCCACGGTCACGGGCTCGGCGAAGGGCTCCCCGGTCTGGCCGTCGTAGAGGGTGACCTCGCCGAGCTCGGACTGGCCCGCCTCCACCAGGAGATGCCGGATGGCGTCCTCCCGGGCCCCGTCGAAGACCGGGGTGGCCACCGGGATGCCGGCCTCCAGCTCCAGGGCCGTCTCGCAGACGCCATCGTCGTCCTTGCCCCCGATGAGGGCCTCGACCTCCTCCTTGGAATAGATGCGGGAGAGTTTTTCCCGGATCTCGGCCACCCGGCGCTCCCGGGCCAGCTGGGCCAGCTGGGCGCCGAGGTTCTTGGCGGCCCATCCGAGGTGCACCTCGAGGATCTGGCCCACGTTCATCCGGGACGGCACGCCCAGGGGGTTCAAGACGATGTCCACCGGGGTTCCGTCGGCGAAGTAGGGCATGTCCTCCATGGGCACGATGCACGAGACGACGCCCTTGTTGCCGTGGCGGCCGGCCATCTTGTCGCCCACCGAGAGCTTGCGCTTCATGGCCACGTAGACCTTGACCATCTTGATGACCCCCGGCGGCAGCTCGTCCCCCTTCTTGAGGCGCTCGATCTTGCCCTCGAAGTAGTTCTTGATGCGCGCCACCTCGGCCTCGTACCAGGCCAGGGCCTCGCCGACGGCGGGCTCGATCTTCTTCTTGCCTTCCAGGGTGAGATCGCGGAGGCGGTAGACGGGGATCTTCTCGAGCAACTCCCGGGTGATCTTGGTGCCCTTGTCGAGGAGGACCTGGCCCTTGGCCCCCTTGATGGCCACCGCCGCCTTCTTCCCCACCAGGACGGACTCGAGCTTCTTGAGGGTGGTGCGGCGGATGACGGTGATCTCGTCCTCCTGGTCCTTGAGGATCTGGGCGATCTCGAGGTCCTCGATGGCCTTGGAGCGGGTGTCCTTCTCCACCCCCTTGCGGGAGAAGACCTTGGCGTCCACCACCACGCCCTCGATCCCCGGGGGGACGCGGAGGGAGGTGTCCCGGACGTCGCCGGCCTTCTCGCCGAAGATGGCCCTGAGGAGCTTCTCCTCCGGGGAGAGCTGGGTCTCACCCTTCGGGGTGACCTTGCCCACCAGGATGTCGCCGGCCTTCACCTCGGCCCCGATGCGGACGATGCCGCTGTCGTCGAGGTTCTTGAGGGCGTCCTCCCCCACGTTGGGGATGTCCCGGGTGATCTCCTCCTTGCCGAGCTTGGTGTCCCGCGCCTCCACCTCGAACTCCTCGATGTGGACCGAGGTGAAGACGTCGTCGCGGGCGATCCGCTCGCTGACCACGATGGCGTCCTCGAAGTTGTAGCCCCGCCAGGGCATGAAGGCCACCACCACGTTCCGGCCGAGGGCCAGCTCGCCCCGGTCGGTGCTCGGCCCGTCCACCAGGACCTGGCCCGCCCGGACCCGCTGGCCGGGCTTCACCAGGGGCCGCTGGTTGAGGGTGGTGGTCTGGTTGGACTTCTGGTACTTGGTCAGCTTGTGGATGTCCACCTCCACGGGGAGGCCCTGCTTCTCGTCCTCGTCGTAGGCCACCACGAGGCGCCGGGCGTCCACGTCCTCCACCCAGCCGTCGCGCCGGGCGATGACCGTCACCCCGGAGTCCCGGGCCACGTGGGTCTCCATCCCGGTGCCCACCAGGGGGGCCTCGCTCACCAGGAGCGGCACCGCCTGCCGCTGCATGTTGGACCCCATGAGGGCGCGGTTGGCGTCGTCGTTCTCGAGGAAGGGGATGAGCGAGGCGGAGACGCTCACCATCTGGTTGGGGGCGACGTCGATGTAGGTGATCTCCTCGGCGGGCACGATGACGAACTCGCCACGGCGGCGGGCCCCCACCCGGTCGGCCACGATGCGCCCCTTCTTGTCCACCTCGGTGGTGGCCTGGGCGATGGTCTGGCCCTCTTCCTCGCTGGCGGTGAGGTAGACCACCTCCCCGGTGACCTTCCGGTCGACCACCTTGAGATATGGGGTCTCGATGAAGCCGTAGCGGTTGATGCGGCCATAGGTGCTCAGCGAGACGATGAGCCCGATGTTGGGCCCTTCCGGGGTCTCGATGGGGCAGATGCGGCCGTAGTGGGTGGGGTGCACGTCCCGCACCTCGAAGCCGGCCCGCTCGCGGGAAAGGCCGCCCGGCCCCAGGGCCGACAAGCGCCGCTTGTGGGTGACCTCCGAGATGGGGTTCGTCTGGTCCATGAATTGGGAGAGCTGGCTGGCCCCGAAGAATTCCTTGAGCACGGAGCTGACCGGCTTCGGGTTCACCAGGTCGTTGGGCATCAGGGTCTCGATCTCCTGGAGGGTCATGCGCTCCTTGATGGCCCGCTCCATGCGCACGAGGCCGATCCGGTACTGGTTCTCGATGAGCTCCCCCACCGAGCGGACCCGGCGGTTGCCGAGGTGGTCGATGTCGTCCACGGGCCCCTGCTGGTCCTTGAGCCGGACCAACTCCTTGACGGTCGCCAGGATGTCCTCGGGCCGGAGCGTCCGCTGGGTGAGCGGGGTGTCGAGGCCCAGCCGCTCGTTCATCTTGTAGCGCCCCACCTCGGAGAGGTCGTAGGTGTCGGGGTTGAAGAAGAGGGAGTGGAAGAACTTCTCCGCCACCTCGAGGGTCATGGGGCTGCTCGGCCGGAGCCGCCGGTAGATCTCGAGAACGGCCTCCTCCTGGCTCTGCGCCCGGTCCAGGAGGAGGGTCTCCCGCATGGAGGCGCTGACCCGGACGCCGTCGATGAAGAGGGTCTCGAACTCCCGGATGCCCTTCTCCCGGAGGAGTTCCAGGTCCTCCTGGGTGAGCGCCGTGTTGGCCGCCACGAGGACCTCGCCGGTGGCGGTGTCCACGATGTCGCGGGCCACGATGCGGCCCAGGACGTCCTCCTCCACCACGGGCACCCGCTCGATGCCCTCCTCGGCGAGCCGGCGCAGCAGGGTCTTGGTGAACTTCCGATGCTTGCGCAGCAGGATGTCGCCCGTCCGGGGATGGGCGATCTCGACGGAGGTCCGCTGGCCGAGCAGGGTCTCGGGCTGGACCTTCCGGTAGAGGAGCTTCCCGTCCAGGTGGAAGACGTCCCAGTGGTAGAACTCGCGGAGGATGGCCTCGGCGTCGTAGCCCAGGGCCTTGAGCAGCGTGGTGACCGGGAACTTCCGGCGCCGGTCGATCCGGACGTAGAGGATGTCCTTGGGGTCGAATTCGAGATCCACCCAGGAACCGCGGACCGGGATGATGCGGGCCGAATAGAGGAGCTTGCCGCTGGCGTGGACCTTGCCCTTGTCGTGGGCGAAGAAGACGCCGGGGGAGCGCTGGAGCTGGCTCACCACCACCCGCTCGGTGCCGTTGATGATGAAGGTGCCGGTCCGGGTCATGAGGGGCACGGTGCCGAAGTAGATCTCCTGCTCCTTGATGTCCCGGATGCTCTGGACGCCGCTTTCCTTGTCCACGTCGTAGGAAAGCAGGCGGACCACGATCTTGACCGGGGCCTCGTAGGTGGCGCCCCGGGAGAGGCATTCCTCCACGGTGTACTTGGGCTCCCCGATGGAGTACTCCACGAACTCCAGGGAAGAGGCCCCGGTGAAGTCGGTGATGGGGAACACGCTCTTGAAGGCCGCCTGCATCCCGATGTCTTCGCGGGCCTCGGGAGCCACGTCGCGCTGCAGGAACTGGGCGTAGGAGACCCGCTGGAGATCGATCAGATTCGGGACGCCGACGGTCCCCTTGACCCGGCCGAAGTTCTTCCTGATCCGCTGCGTCTTTGTCGTCATCGAGTGTTCACCTCGGTGTCCCGCCGGGACACGCTGCAGTGGGAGGCGGCCCCGGGCTGGCGGGGCCGCCGGCATGTGGGCCCGCCCCCGGCCGGCGCCGGCCGGGAGACGATGCCGGGATTACGGCCGCCCCGAGGGAGAAAAGGCCGGGCGGAGGAGCGCCCCAGGGCAAACTCCCCCGCCCGCTTTCCACCCACGGCTGCAGGGCGAAAACCGTTCTTCAAACCCGGTGATCCGAGTCTTACTTGATCTCAACCTTGCCGCCGACCTTCTCGATCTGCTCCTTGATCTTCTCGGCCTCCTCCTTGGAGACCCCTTCCTTGATGGGCTTGGGAGCACTCTCGACGAGTTCCTTGGCCTCTTTCAGGCCGAGGCCGGTCAGGGCGCGGACCTCCTTGATGACCTGGATCTTCTGCCCGCCCGCCTCGGTCAGGATGGCGTCGAACTCCGTCTTCTCCTCGGCGGGCTCGGCGCCGCCGGCCGCCGCGCCGGGAGCGGCGGCGGCCACCGCCACGGGCGCGGCGGCGCTCACCCCGAACTTCTCCTCCATCTCCTTGACGAGCTCGGAGAGCTCGAGGACCGACATATTGGCAATGAATTCGATGACGTCTTCCTTGGTGATGGCCATGGTTTCCTGTCCTCCTGATCTCTAGGGCACCCCTCCGGGCGCAAAGGTTTCAACGTATCGTGGCGCCGCGGGCCGCACGGGCCTCAGGCGGCCTTCTTCTGTTCCTCCAGGGCCCGAAGCGCGTAGAGCAGCTTCCGCGGCACGGCGGCCAGCACCTGGACGAGGCCGGTGGGAACGGCCACCATGACGGAGAGCAGCTGGGCCAGGAGGACCTCCCGGCTCGGCAGCTTCGCCAGGGCCTGGACGCCGGCGGCGTCGATGCGGGCGCCGGCGAGCATCCCGCCCTTCACCTCGAGTTCCGGGTGGTCCTTGGCGAAGTCGGCCAGGACCTTCGCCACCGCCACCGGGTCGTCGTAGCCGATGGCCACGGCGTTGGGACCGGTGAACTCCTCGCTCATCCCGGCCACGGGCGTCCCCTCGACGGCCCGCCGGAGCAGGGTGTTCTTCACCACCCGGTACTCGGCGCCCGCCTCCCGGATCTTCTTCCTGAGCTCCGTCAGGGCCGCCACGTTCAAGCCGGTGAACCGGGTGGCCACCACGACGGCCGCCCGCGAGAAACGCTCGTGCAACTCCTCGACGATCTTTTCCTTTTCCGCTCTGGATACAGGCAAGTCT comes from the Dissulfurirhabdus thermomarina genome and includes:
- the rplL gene encoding 50S ribosomal protein L7/L12, with amino-acid sequence MAITKEDVIEFIANMSVLELSELVKEMEEKFGVSAAAPVAVAAAAPGAAAGGAEPAEEKTEFDAILTEAGGQKIQVIKEVRALTGLGLKEAKELVESAPKPIKEGVSKEEAEKIKEQIEKVGGKVEIK
- the rpoB gene encoding DNA-directed RNA polymerase subunit beta, with the protein product MTTKTQRIRKNFGRVKGTVGVPNLIDLQRVSYAQFLQRDVAPEAREDIGMQAAFKSVFPITDFTGASSLEFVEYSIGEPKYTVEECLSRGATYEAPVKIVVRLLSYDVDKESGVQSIRDIKEQEIYFGTVPLMTRTGTFIINGTERVVVSQLQRSPGVFFAHDKGKVHASGKLLYSARIIPVRGSWVDLEFDPKDILYVRIDRRRKFPVTTLLKALGYDAEAILREFYHWDVFHLDGKLLYRKVQPETLLGQRTSVEIAHPRTGDILLRKHRKFTKTLLRRLAEEGIERVPVVEEDVLGRIVARDIVDTATGEVLVAANTALTQEDLELLREKGIREFETLFIDGVRVSASMRETLLLDRAQSQEEAVLEIYRRLRPSSPMTLEVAEKFFHSLFFNPDTYDLSEVGRYKMNERLGLDTPLTQRTLRPEDILATVKELVRLKDQQGPVDDIDHLGNRRVRSVGELIENQYRIGLVRMERAIKERMTLQEIETLMPNDLVNPKPVSSVLKEFFGASQLSQFMDQTNPISEVTHKRRLSALGPGGLSRERAGFEVRDVHPTHYGRICPIETPEGPNIGLIVSLSTYGRINRYGFIETPYLKVVDRKVTGEVVYLTASEEEGQTIAQATTEVDKKGRIVADRVGARRRGEFVIVPAEEITYIDVAPNQMVSVSASLIPFLENDDANRALMGSNMQRQAVPLLVSEAPLVGTGMETHVARDSGVTVIARRDGWVEDVDARRLVVAYDEDEKQGLPVEVDIHKLTKYQKSNQTTTLNQRPLVKPGQRVRAGQVLVDGPSTDRGELALGRNVVVAFMPWRGYNFEDAIVVSERIARDDVFTSVHIEEFEVEARDTKLGKEEITRDIPNVGEDALKNLDDSGIVRIGAEVKAGDILVGKVTPKGETQLSPEEKLLRAIFGEKAGDVRDTSLRVPPGIEGVVVDAKVFSRKGVEKDTRSKAIEDLEIAQILKDQEDEITVIRRTTLKKLESVLVGKKAAVAIKGAKGQVLLDKGTKITRELLEKIPVYRLRDLTLEGKKKIEPAVGEALAWYEAEVARIKNYFEGKIERLKKGDELPPGVIKMVKVYVAMKRKLSVGDKMAGRHGNKGVVSCIVPMEDMPYFADGTPVDIVLNPLGVPSRMNVGQILEVHLGWAAKNLGAQLAQLARERRVAEIREKLSRIYSKEEVEALIGGKDDDGVCETALELEAGIPVATPVFDGAREDAIRHLLVEAGQSELGEVTLYDGQTGEPFAEPVTVGVMYMLKLHHLVDDKIHARSTGPYSLVTQQPLGGKAQFGGQRLGEMEVWAMEAYGAAYSLQEFLTVKSDDVVGRSRMYEKIVKGNNFLEAGLPESFNVLVKELQGLCLDIELLE
- the rplJ gene encoding 50S ribosomal protein L10 — protein: MPVSRAEKEKIVEELHERFSRAAVVVATRFTGLNVAALTELRKKIREAGAEYRVVKNTLLRRAVEGTPVAGMSEEFTGPNAVAIGYDDPVAVAKVLADFAKDHPELEVKGGMLAGARIDAAGVQALAKLPSREVLLAQLLSVMVAVPTGLVQVLAAVPRKLLYALRALEEQKKAA